A section of the Thunnus albacares chromosome 6, fThuAlb1.1, whole genome shotgun sequence genome encodes:
- the picalmb gene encoding phosphatidylinositol binding clathrin assembly protein b isoform X8, with protein sequence MSGQSITDRITAAQHSVTGSAVSKTVCKATTHEIMGPKKKHLDYLIHCTNEMNVNIPQLADSLFERTTNTSWVVVFKSLITTHHLMVYGNERFVQYLASRNTLFNLSNFLDKSGLQGYDMSTFIRRYSRYLNEKAVSYRQVAFDFTKVKRGVDGVMRTMNTEKLLKTIPIIQNQMDALLDFNVNANELTNGVINAAFMLLFKDSIRLFAAYNEGIINLLEKYFDMKKTQCKEGLDIYKKFLTRMTRISEFLKVAEQVGIDRGDIPDLSQAPSSLLEALEQHLASLEGKKVKDSTAASRASTLSNAVSSLASTGMSFTKVDEREKQAALEEEQARLKALKEQRLKELSKRPSFATTDTSPISTTGGTISTAPAIDLFSTPSCSNGAVKMESDLFDLQSTFQPSMQSGSTGLPVATAWADPFTSAEAGDDSMPNLNPFLSKLVVDATHLPVVSSDGVSFPSRTSGHEMFGGYSTPQAPPQQSAGGLQVDFESVFGTKATGSNSLNSDDIAGGILKPTLAGSNLPSSQQPEKLVSDDLDSSLANLVGNLGIGNGTMKNDIHWSQPGEKRMTGGTNWQPKAAPTTTWNPVSMAPSIMAFPATTPTGMMGYGMPPQMGSMGMMNPPTMMYTQPVMRPPNPFGSVSSAQVGAQQSDHCTELMHDKPSAASSPSSQSPLRAPGQDPFAHLSLKDFL encoded by the exons ATTTGATCCACTGCACCAACGAGATGAATGTGAACATTCCCCAACTGGCTGACTCGCTGTTTGAGAGAACCACCAACACCAGCTGGGTGGTTGTGTTTAAGTCGCTTATCACCACACACCATCTCATGGTCTATGGCAACGAG CGTTTCGTCCAGTACTTGGCTTCAAGGAATACACTATTCAACCTCAGTAATTTTTTGGACAAAAGTGGGTTACAAG GTTATGACATGTCCACATTTATCAGGAGGTATAGTCGATATCTCAACGAGAAAGCTGTTTCATACAGACAGGTTGCCTTTGACTTCACGAAAGTTAAGCGAGG AGTGGATGGCGTAATGAGGACCATGAATACAGAGAAGCTGCTCAAGACCATCCCCATCATTCAGAACCAGATGGATGCCCTCCTCGATTTCAAT GTCAATGCCAACGAGCTGACTAATGGAGTCATCAACGCAGCCTTCATGCTCCTCTTCAAAGACTCTATCAGGCTCTTTGCTGCTTATAACGAAGGCATTATCAACTTGCTTG agaaatactttGACATGAAGAAGACCCAGTGTAAAGAAGGTCTGGACATTTACAAAAAGTTTCTCACCCGAATGACCCGGATATCAGAGTTCCTCAAAGTAGCAGAG CAGGTGGGCATCGATCGAGGAGACATTCCAGACCTTTCTCAG GCTCCCAGTAGCCTTCTTGAAGCTCTGGAGCAGCACTTGGCCTCTTTAGAGGGCAAGAAAGTCAAAGACTCCACTGCAGCCAGCAG GGCCAGCACTCTGTCAAACGCAGTGTCGTCGCTGGCAAGCACGGGGATGTCTTTCACTAAAGTCGATGAGCGGGAGAAGCAAGCAGCTCTGGAAGAGGAACAGGCCCGACTCAAAGCTCTGAAG GAACAGAGGCTCAAGGAGCTCTCCAAAAGGCCCTCCTTCGCTACCACTGATACATCACCAATCTCCACCACCGGGGGCACTATCAGCACAGCGCCAGCCATCGACCTCTTCTCTACACCCAGCTGCTCTAATGG tgcCGTGAAGATGGAGAGCGACCTCTTCGACCTGCAGTCAACTTTCCAGCCGTCCATGCAGTCCGGCTCAACAGGGCTTCCAGTGGCGACAGCGTGGGCAG ATCCTTTCACCTCTGCTGAAGCTGGAGATGATTCCATGCCAAACCTTAACCCTTTCCTCTCAAAACTCGTTGTCGATGCCACTCACTTACCTGTCGTGTCTTCAGACGGTGTTAGCTTTCCCTCTAGGACATCTGGTCATGAAATGTTTGGTG GATACTCAACGCCACAGGCCCCTCCGCAGCAGTCAGCAGGGGGACTCCAAGTGGACTTTGAGTCAGTTTTTGGAACCAAAGCTACAGGCAGCAACAGCCTCAATTCTGACG ATATTGCTGGGGGCATCCTGAAACCGACTCTCGCCGGATCCAACCTGCCGTCTAGTCAGCAGCCAGAGAAGCTGGTGTCAGATGACCTTGACTCCTCTCTGGCCAACCTTGTCGGCA accTCGGCATTGGAAACGGCACGATGAAAAA TGACATCCACTGGAGTCAGCCGGGGGAGAAGAGGATGACCGGCGGCACCAACTGGCAGCCGAAGGCGGCGCCGACCACGACCTGGAACCCCGTCTCCAtg GCACCATCAATCATGGCCTTCCCTGCCACCACACCCACGGGCATGATGGGATACGGCATG CCTCCACAAATGGGCTCCATGGGGATGATGAATCCACCCACCATGATGTACACCCAGCCTGTGATGAGGCCACCCAACCCCTTTGGCTCTGTGTCTAGTGCTCAGGTGGGTGCGCAGCAGTCTGACCACTGCACCGAGCTGATGCACGATAAA CCCTCCGCAGCCTCTAGTCCTTCCAGCCAGAGTCCTCTCCGAGCCCCTGGACAGGACCCGTTTGCACACCTCTCTCTCAAGGATTTCTTGTAG
- the picalmb gene encoding phosphatidylinositol binding clathrin assembly protein b isoform X5, whose translation MSGQSITDRITAAQHSVTGSAVSKTVCKATTHEIMGPKKKHLDYLIHCTNEMNVNIPQLADSLFERTTNTSWVVVFKSLITTHHLMVYGNERFVQYLASRNTLFNLSNFLDKSGLQGYDMSTFIRRYSRYLNEKAVSYRQVAFDFTKVKRGVDGVMRTMNTEKLLKTIPIIQNQMDALLDFNVNANELTNGVINAAFMLLFKDSIRLFAAYNEGIINLLEKYFDMKKTQCKEGLDIYKKFLTRMTRISEFLKVAEQVGIDRGDIPDLSQAPSSLLEALEQHLASLEGKKVKDSTAASRASTLSNAVSSLASTGMSFTKVDEREKQAALEEEQARLKALKEQRLKELSKRPSFATTDTSPISTTGGTISTAPAIDLFSTPSCSNGAVKMESDLFDLQSTFQPSMQSGSTGLPVATAWADPFTSAEAGDDSMPNLNPFLSKLVVDATHLPVVSSDGVSFPSRTSGHEMFGDSFCGPVSIAQHLPQQAPYPTEPSTVAGLFRGYSTPQAPPQQSAGGLQVDFESVFGTKATGSNSLNSDDIAGGILKPTLAGSNLPSSQQPEKLVSDDLDSSLANLVGNLGIGNGTMKNDIHWSQPGEKRMTGGTNWQPKAAPTTTWNPVSMAPSIMAFPATTPTGMMGYGMPPQMGSMGMMNPPTMMYTQPVMRPPNPFGSVSSAQVGAQQSDHCTELMHDKPSAASSPSSQSPLRAPGQDPFAHLSLKDFL comes from the exons ATTTGATCCACTGCACCAACGAGATGAATGTGAACATTCCCCAACTGGCTGACTCGCTGTTTGAGAGAACCACCAACACCAGCTGGGTGGTTGTGTTTAAGTCGCTTATCACCACACACCATCTCATGGTCTATGGCAACGAG CGTTTCGTCCAGTACTTGGCTTCAAGGAATACACTATTCAACCTCAGTAATTTTTTGGACAAAAGTGGGTTACAAG GTTATGACATGTCCACATTTATCAGGAGGTATAGTCGATATCTCAACGAGAAAGCTGTTTCATACAGACAGGTTGCCTTTGACTTCACGAAAGTTAAGCGAGG AGTGGATGGCGTAATGAGGACCATGAATACAGAGAAGCTGCTCAAGACCATCCCCATCATTCAGAACCAGATGGATGCCCTCCTCGATTTCAAT GTCAATGCCAACGAGCTGACTAATGGAGTCATCAACGCAGCCTTCATGCTCCTCTTCAAAGACTCTATCAGGCTCTTTGCTGCTTATAACGAAGGCATTATCAACTTGCTTG agaaatactttGACATGAAGAAGACCCAGTGTAAAGAAGGTCTGGACATTTACAAAAAGTTTCTCACCCGAATGACCCGGATATCAGAGTTCCTCAAAGTAGCAGAG CAGGTGGGCATCGATCGAGGAGACATTCCAGACCTTTCTCAG GCTCCCAGTAGCCTTCTTGAAGCTCTGGAGCAGCACTTGGCCTCTTTAGAGGGCAAGAAAGTCAAAGACTCCACTGCAGCCAGCAG GGCCAGCACTCTGTCAAACGCAGTGTCGTCGCTGGCAAGCACGGGGATGTCTTTCACTAAAGTCGATGAGCGGGAGAAGCAAGCAGCTCTGGAAGAGGAACAGGCCCGACTCAAAGCTCTGAAG GAACAGAGGCTCAAGGAGCTCTCCAAAAGGCCCTCCTTCGCTACCACTGATACATCACCAATCTCCACCACCGGGGGCACTATCAGCACAGCGCCAGCCATCGACCTCTTCTCTACACCCAGCTGCTCTAATGG tgcCGTGAAGATGGAGAGCGACCTCTTCGACCTGCAGTCAACTTTCCAGCCGTCCATGCAGTCCGGCTCAACAGGGCTTCCAGTGGCGACAGCGTGGGCAG ATCCTTTCACCTCTGCTGAAGCTGGAGATGATTCCATGCCAAACCTTAACCCTTTCCTCTCAAAACTCGTTGTCGATGCCACTCACTTACCTGTCGTGTCTTCAGACGGTGTTAGCTTTCCCTCTAGGACATCTGGTCATGAAATGTTTGGTG ACTCCTTCTGTGGTCCAGTGTCCATTGCCCAGCACCTCCCACAACAGGCTCCCTACCCCACTGAGCCCTCTACTGTAGCAGGTCTATTCAGAG GATACTCAACGCCACAGGCCCCTCCGCAGCAGTCAGCAGGGGGACTCCAAGTGGACTTTGAGTCAGTTTTTGGAACCAAAGCTACAGGCAGCAACAGCCTCAATTCTGACG ATATTGCTGGGGGCATCCTGAAACCGACTCTCGCCGGATCCAACCTGCCGTCTAGTCAGCAGCCAGAGAAGCTGGTGTCAGATGACCTTGACTCCTCTCTGGCCAACCTTGTCGGCA accTCGGCATTGGAAACGGCACGATGAAAAA TGACATCCACTGGAGTCAGCCGGGGGAGAAGAGGATGACCGGCGGCACCAACTGGCAGCCGAAGGCGGCGCCGACCACGACCTGGAACCCCGTCTCCAtg GCACCATCAATCATGGCCTTCCCTGCCACCACACCCACGGGCATGATGGGATACGGCATG CCTCCACAAATGGGCTCCATGGGGATGATGAATCCACCCACCATGATGTACACCCAGCCTGTGATGAGGCCACCCAACCCCTTTGGCTCTGTGTCTAGTGCTCAGGTGGGTGCGCAGCAGTCTGACCACTGCACCGAGCTGATGCACGATAAA CCCTCCGCAGCCTCTAGTCCTTCCAGCCAGAGTCCTCTCCGAGCCCCTGGACAGGACCCGTTTGCACACCTCTCTCTCAAGGATTTCTTGTAG
- the picalmb gene encoding phosphatidylinositol binding clathrin assembly protein b isoform X4, which yields MSGQSITDRITAAQHSVTGSAVSKTVCKATTHEIMGPKKKHLDYLIHCTNEMNVNIPQLADSLFERTTNTSWVVVFKSLITTHHLMVYGNERFVQYLASRNTLFNLSNFLDKSGLQGYDMSTFIRRYSRYLNEKAVSYRQVAFDFTKVKRGVDGVMRTMNTEKLLKTIPIIQNQMDALLDFNVNANELTNGVINAAFMLLFKDSIRLFAAYNEGIINLLEKYFDMKKTQCKEGLDIYKKFLTRMTRISEFLKVAEQVGIDRGDIPDLSQAPSSLLEALEQHLASLEGKKVKDSTAASRASTLSNAVSSLASTGMSFTKVDEREKQAALEEEQARLKALKEQRLKELSKRPSFATTDTSPISTTGGTISTAPAIDLFSTPSCSNGAVKMESDLFDLQSTFQPSMQSGSTGLPVATAWADPFTSAEAGDDSMPNLNPFLSKLVVDATHLPVVSSDGVSFPSRTSGHEMFGDRYNPFIDTNSSVSTNYKRTVRIEHSISDSFCGPVSIAQHLPQQAPYPTEPSTVAGLFRGYSTPQAPPQQSAGGLQVDFESVFGTKATGSNSLNSDDIAGGILKPTLAGSNLPSSQQPEKLVSDDLDSSLANLVGNLGIGNGTMKNDIHWSQPGEKRMTGGTNWQPKAAPTTTWNPVSMAPSIMAFPATTPTGMMGYGMPPQMGSMGMMNPPTMMYTQPVMRPPNPFGSVSSAQPSAASSPSSQSPLRAPGQDPFAHLSLKDFL from the exons ATTTGATCCACTGCACCAACGAGATGAATGTGAACATTCCCCAACTGGCTGACTCGCTGTTTGAGAGAACCACCAACACCAGCTGGGTGGTTGTGTTTAAGTCGCTTATCACCACACACCATCTCATGGTCTATGGCAACGAG CGTTTCGTCCAGTACTTGGCTTCAAGGAATACACTATTCAACCTCAGTAATTTTTTGGACAAAAGTGGGTTACAAG GTTATGACATGTCCACATTTATCAGGAGGTATAGTCGATATCTCAACGAGAAAGCTGTTTCATACAGACAGGTTGCCTTTGACTTCACGAAAGTTAAGCGAGG AGTGGATGGCGTAATGAGGACCATGAATACAGAGAAGCTGCTCAAGACCATCCCCATCATTCAGAACCAGATGGATGCCCTCCTCGATTTCAAT GTCAATGCCAACGAGCTGACTAATGGAGTCATCAACGCAGCCTTCATGCTCCTCTTCAAAGACTCTATCAGGCTCTTTGCTGCTTATAACGAAGGCATTATCAACTTGCTTG agaaatactttGACATGAAGAAGACCCAGTGTAAAGAAGGTCTGGACATTTACAAAAAGTTTCTCACCCGAATGACCCGGATATCAGAGTTCCTCAAAGTAGCAGAG CAGGTGGGCATCGATCGAGGAGACATTCCAGACCTTTCTCAG GCTCCCAGTAGCCTTCTTGAAGCTCTGGAGCAGCACTTGGCCTCTTTAGAGGGCAAGAAAGTCAAAGACTCCACTGCAGCCAGCAG GGCCAGCACTCTGTCAAACGCAGTGTCGTCGCTGGCAAGCACGGGGATGTCTTTCACTAAAGTCGATGAGCGGGAGAAGCAAGCAGCTCTGGAAGAGGAACAGGCCCGACTCAAAGCTCTGAAG GAACAGAGGCTCAAGGAGCTCTCCAAAAGGCCCTCCTTCGCTACCACTGATACATCACCAATCTCCACCACCGGGGGCACTATCAGCACAGCGCCAGCCATCGACCTCTTCTCTACACCCAGCTGCTCTAATGG tgcCGTGAAGATGGAGAGCGACCTCTTCGACCTGCAGTCAACTTTCCAGCCGTCCATGCAGTCCGGCTCAACAGGGCTTCCAGTGGCGACAGCGTGGGCAG ATCCTTTCACCTCTGCTGAAGCTGGAGATGATTCCATGCCAAACCTTAACCCTTTCCTCTCAAAACTCGTTGTCGATGCCACTCACTTACCTGTCGTGTCTTCAGACGGTGTTAGCTTTCCCTCTAGGACATCTGGTCATGAAATGTTTGGTG ATCGTTACAATCCCTTTATTGACACAAACTCATCCGTTTCAACCAATTACAAACGTACAGTGCGGATAGAACACTCCATCTCAG ACTCCTTCTGTGGTCCAGTGTCCATTGCCCAGCACCTCCCACAACAGGCTCCCTACCCCACTGAGCCCTCTACTGTAGCAGGTCTATTCAGAG GATACTCAACGCCACAGGCCCCTCCGCAGCAGTCAGCAGGGGGACTCCAAGTGGACTTTGAGTCAGTTTTTGGAACCAAAGCTACAGGCAGCAACAGCCTCAATTCTGACG ATATTGCTGGGGGCATCCTGAAACCGACTCTCGCCGGATCCAACCTGCCGTCTAGTCAGCAGCCAGAGAAGCTGGTGTCAGATGACCTTGACTCCTCTCTGGCCAACCTTGTCGGCA accTCGGCATTGGAAACGGCACGATGAAAAA TGACATCCACTGGAGTCAGCCGGGGGAGAAGAGGATGACCGGCGGCACCAACTGGCAGCCGAAGGCGGCGCCGACCACGACCTGGAACCCCGTCTCCAtg GCACCATCAATCATGGCCTTCCCTGCCACCACACCCACGGGCATGATGGGATACGGCATG CCTCCACAAATGGGCTCCATGGGGATGATGAATCCACCCACCATGATGTACACCCAGCCTGTGATGAGGCCACCCAACCCCTTTGGCTCTGTGTCTAGTGCTCAG CCCTCCGCAGCCTCTAGTCCTTCCAGCCAGAGTCCTCTCCGAGCCCCTGGACAGGACCCGTTTGCACACCTCTCTCTCAAGGATTTCTTGTAG
- the picalmb gene encoding phosphatidylinositol binding clathrin assembly protein b isoform X11, with product MSGQSITDRITAAQHSVTGSAVSKTVCKATTHEIMGPKKKHLDYLIHCTNEMNVNIPQLADSLFERTTNTSWVVVFKSLITTHHLMVYGNERFVQYLASRNTLFNLSNFLDKSGLQGYDMSTFIRRYSRYLNEKAVSYRQVAFDFTKVKRGVDGVMRTMNTEKLLKTIPIIQNQMDALLDFNVNANELTNGVINAAFMLLFKDSIRLFAAYNEGIINLLEKYFDMKKTQCKEGLDIYKKFLTRMTRISEFLKVAEQVGIDRGDIPDLSQAPSSLLEALEQHLASLEGKKVKDSTAASRASTLSNAVSSLASTGMSFTKVDEREKQAALEEEQARLKALKEQRLKELSKRPSFATTDTSPISTTGGTISTAPAIDLFSTPSCSNGAVKMESDLFDLQSTFQPSMQSGSTGLPVATAWAGYSTPQAPPQQSAGGLQVDFESVFGTKATGSNSLNSDDIAGGILKPTLAGSNLPSSQQPEKLVSDDLDSSLANLVGNLGIGNGTMKNDIHWSQPGEKRMTGGTNWQPKAAPTTTWNPVSMAPSIMAFPATTPTGMMGYGMPPQMGSMGMMNPPTMMYTQPVMRPPNPFGSVSSAQVGAQQSDHCTELMHDKPSAASSPSSQSPLRAPGQDPFAHLSLKDFL from the exons ATTTGATCCACTGCACCAACGAGATGAATGTGAACATTCCCCAACTGGCTGACTCGCTGTTTGAGAGAACCACCAACACCAGCTGGGTGGTTGTGTTTAAGTCGCTTATCACCACACACCATCTCATGGTCTATGGCAACGAG CGTTTCGTCCAGTACTTGGCTTCAAGGAATACACTATTCAACCTCAGTAATTTTTTGGACAAAAGTGGGTTACAAG GTTATGACATGTCCACATTTATCAGGAGGTATAGTCGATATCTCAACGAGAAAGCTGTTTCATACAGACAGGTTGCCTTTGACTTCACGAAAGTTAAGCGAGG AGTGGATGGCGTAATGAGGACCATGAATACAGAGAAGCTGCTCAAGACCATCCCCATCATTCAGAACCAGATGGATGCCCTCCTCGATTTCAAT GTCAATGCCAACGAGCTGACTAATGGAGTCATCAACGCAGCCTTCATGCTCCTCTTCAAAGACTCTATCAGGCTCTTTGCTGCTTATAACGAAGGCATTATCAACTTGCTTG agaaatactttGACATGAAGAAGACCCAGTGTAAAGAAGGTCTGGACATTTACAAAAAGTTTCTCACCCGAATGACCCGGATATCAGAGTTCCTCAAAGTAGCAGAG CAGGTGGGCATCGATCGAGGAGACATTCCAGACCTTTCTCAG GCTCCCAGTAGCCTTCTTGAAGCTCTGGAGCAGCACTTGGCCTCTTTAGAGGGCAAGAAAGTCAAAGACTCCACTGCAGCCAGCAG GGCCAGCACTCTGTCAAACGCAGTGTCGTCGCTGGCAAGCACGGGGATGTCTTTCACTAAAGTCGATGAGCGGGAGAAGCAAGCAGCTCTGGAAGAGGAACAGGCCCGACTCAAAGCTCTGAAG GAACAGAGGCTCAAGGAGCTCTCCAAAAGGCCCTCCTTCGCTACCACTGATACATCACCAATCTCCACCACCGGGGGCACTATCAGCACAGCGCCAGCCATCGACCTCTTCTCTACACCCAGCTGCTCTAATGG tgcCGTGAAGATGGAGAGCGACCTCTTCGACCTGCAGTCAACTTTCCAGCCGTCCATGCAGTCCGGCTCAACAGGGCTTCCAGTGGCGACAGCGTGGGCAG GATACTCAACGCCACAGGCCCCTCCGCAGCAGTCAGCAGGGGGACTCCAAGTGGACTTTGAGTCAGTTTTTGGAACCAAAGCTACAGGCAGCAACAGCCTCAATTCTGACG ATATTGCTGGGGGCATCCTGAAACCGACTCTCGCCGGATCCAACCTGCCGTCTAGTCAGCAGCCAGAGAAGCTGGTGTCAGATGACCTTGACTCCTCTCTGGCCAACCTTGTCGGCA accTCGGCATTGGAAACGGCACGATGAAAAA TGACATCCACTGGAGTCAGCCGGGGGAGAAGAGGATGACCGGCGGCACCAACTGGCAGCCGAAGGCGGCGCCGACCACGACCTGGAACCCCGTCTCCAtg GCACCATCAATCATGGCCTTCCCTGCCACCACACCCACGGGCATGATGGGATACGGCATG CCTCCACAAATGGGCTCCATGGGGATGATGAATCCACCCACCATGATGTACACCCAGCCTGTGATGAGGCCACCCAACCCCTTTGGCTCTGTGTCTAGTGCTCAGGTGGGTGCGCAGCAGTCTGACCACTGCACCGAGCTGATGCACGATAAA CCCTCCGCAGCCTCTAGTCCTTCCAGCCAGAGTCCTCTCCGAGCCCCTGGACAGGACCCGTTTGCACACCTCTCTCTCAAGGATTTCTTGTAG
- the picalmb gene encoding phosphatidylinositol binding clathrin assembly protein b isoform X12: MSGQSITDRITAAQHSVTGSAVSKTVCKATTHEIMGPKKKHLDYLIHCTNEMNVNIPQLADSLFERTTNTSWVVVFKSLITTHHLMVYGNERFVQYLASRNTLFNLSNFLDKSGLQGYDMSTFIRRYSRYLNEKAVSYRQVAFDFTKVKRGVDGVMRTMNTEKLLKTIPIIQNQMDALLDFNVNANELTNGVINAAFMLLFKDSIRLFAAYNEGIINLLEKYFDMKKTQCKEGLDIYKKFLTRMTRISEFLKVAEQVGIDRGDIPDLSQAPSSLLEALEQHLASLEGKKVKDSTAASRASTLSNAVSSLASTGMSFTKVDEREKQAALEEEQARLKALKEQRLKELSKRPSFATTDTSPISTTGGTISTAPAIDLFSTPSCSNGAVKMESDLFDLQSTFQPSMQSGSTGLPVATAWAGYSTPQAPPQQSAGGLQVDFESVFGTKATGSNSLNSDDIAGGILKPTLAGSNLPSSQQPEKLVSDDLDSSLANLVGNLGIGNGTMKNDIHWSQPGEKRMTGGTNWQPKAAPTTTWNPVSMAPSIMAFPATTPTGMMGYGMPPQMGSMGMMNPPTMMYTQPVMRPPNPFGSVSSAQPSAASSPSSQSPLRAPGQDPFAHLSLKDFL; encoded by the exons ATTTGATCCACTGCACCAACGAGATGAATGTGAACATTCCCCAACTGGCTGACTCGCTGTTTGAGAGAACCACCAACACCAGCTGGGTGGTTGTGTTTAAGTCGCTTATCACCACACACCATCTCATGGTCTATGGCAACGAG CGTTTCGTCCAGTACTTGGCTTCAAGGAATACACTATTCAACCTCAGTAATTTTTTGGACAAAAGTGGGTTACAAG GTTATGACATGTCCACATTTATCAGGAGGTATAGTCGATATCTCAACGAGAAAGCTGTTTCATACAGACAGGTTGCCTTTGACTTCACGAAAGTTAAGCGAGG AGTGGATGGCGTAATGAGGACCATGAATACAGAGAAGCTGCTCAAGACCATCCCCATCATTCAGAACCAGATGGATGCCCTCCTCGATTTCAAT GTCAATGCCAACGAGCTGACTAATGGAGTCATCAACGCAGCCTTCATGCTCCTCTTCAAAGACTCTATCAGGCTCTTTGCTGCTTATAACGAAGGCATTATCAACTTGCTTG agaaatactttGACATGAAGAAGACCCAGTGTAAAGAAGGTCTGGACATTTACAAAAAGTTTCTCACCCGAATGACCCGGATATCAGAGTTCCTCAAAGTAGCAGAG CAGGTGGGCATCGATCGAGGAGACATTCCAGACCTTTCTCAG GCTCCCAGTAGCCTTCTTGAAGCTCTGGAGCAGCACTTGGCCTCTTTAGAGGGCAAGAAAGTCAAAGACTCCACTGCAGCCAGCAG GGCCAGCACTCTGTCAAACGCAGTGTCGTCGCTGGCAAGCACGGGGATGTCTTTCACTAAAGTCGATGAGCGGGAGAAGCAAGCAGCTCTGGAAGAGGAACAGGCCCGACTCAAAGCTCTGAAG GAACAGAGGCTCAAGGAGCTCTCCAAAAGGCCCTCCTTCGCTACCACTGATACATCACCAATCTCCACCACCGGGGGCACTATCAGCACAGCGCCAGCCATCGACCTCTTCTCTACACCCAGCTGCTCTAATGG tgcCGTGAAGATGGAGAGCGACCTCTTCGACCTGCAGTCAACTTTCCAGCCGTCCATGCAGTCCGGCTCAACAGGGCTTCCAGTGGCGACAGCGTGGGCAG GATACTCAACGCCACAGGCCCCTCCGCAGCAGTCAGCAGGGGGACTCCAAGTGGACTTTGAGTCAGTTTTTGGAACCAAAGCTACAGGCAGCAACAGCCTCAATTCTGACG ATATTGCTGGGGGCATCCTGAAACCGACTCTCGCCGGATCCAACCTGCCGTCTAGTCAGCAGCCAGAGAAGCTGGTGTCAGATGACCTTGACTCCTCTCTGGCCAACCTTGTCGGCA accTCGGCATTGGAAACGGCACGATGAAAAA TGACATCCACTGGAGTCAGCCGGGGGAGAAGAGGATGACCGGCGGCACCAACTGGCAGCCGAAGGCGGCGCCGACCACGACCTGGAACCCCGTCTCCAtg GCACCATCAATCATGGCCTTCCCTGCCACCACACCCACGGGCATGATGGGATACGGCATG CCTCCACAAATGGGCTCCATGGGGATGATGAATCCACCCACCATGATGTACACCCAGCCTGTGATGAGGCCACCCAACCCCTTTGGCTCTGTGTCTAGTGCTCAG CCCTCCGCAGCCTCTAGTCCTTCCAGCCAGAGTCCTCTCCGAGCCCCTGGACAGGACCCGTTTGCACACCTCTCTCTCAAGGATTTCTTGTAG